The following are encoded together in the Ignavibacteria bacterium genome:
- a CDS encoding DUF6150 family protein: MKKFLLVFTLFAALFAFGEVKDAQSQIVYITKYKSEADKIIYVSRYKSEANLIVYESKYKSEAAPMSGIWYYTKYKSDADWQIYFTEYKSEADIIVYFTKYKSEAGWNN; this comes from the coding sequence ATGAAAAAGTTTTTATTAGTATTTACTCTCTTTGCCGCTTTGTTTGCATTCGGCGAAGTTAAAGACGCTCAATCTCAGATTGTTTACATCACTAAATATAAAAGTGAAGCTGATAAGATAATTTATGTTTCGCGTTACAAAAGCGAAGCGAACCTGATTGTTTATGAAAGTAAGTATAAAAGCGAAGCAGCCCCAATGAGTGGTATTTGGTATTATACTAAATATAAATCAGATGCCGACTGGCAAATCTACTTCACTGAGTACAAGAGCGAAGCCGATATCATTGTGTATTTCACAAAATATAAAAGCGAAGCCGGCTGGAATAATTAG
- a CDS encoding secondary thiamine-phosphate synthase enzyme YjbQ, with protein MKLIQKEISLESRPRGFHLITNEILGNLFELRDITKGVANIFIKHTSASISINENADPTVRQDMESFFNETVPEDSDFYLHTLEGSDDMTSHIKSTLIGSSVNIPVTNGRFNLGTWQGIYLCEHRNRGGSRNIVVTVFGV; from the coding sequence ATGAAATTAATTCAAAAAGAAATATCGTTAGAATCCCGCCCGAGAGGGTTTCATCTTATCACTAATGAAATCCTGGGTAATCTTTTTGAATTACGCGACATTACAAAAGGTGTTGCTAATATATTCATAAAACACACTTCGGCATCAATTTCTATAAACGAAAATGCTGACCCGACTGTCAGACAGGATATGGAATCGTTTTTTAATGAAACCGTTCCTGAAGATTCTGACTTTTATTTGCATACACTCGAGGGTTCAGACGATATGACCTCGCATATTAAATCTACATTAATAGGATCAAGTGTTAACATTCCCGTGACAAATGGAAGGTTTAATCTCGGAACATGGCAGGGAATTTATCTTTGTGAACATCGAAATAGGGGCGGCAGCAGAAATATTGTCGTAACAGTCTTCGGTGTATAG
- a CDS encoding VOC family protein: MKNNPVTWFEIYVNDMDRAKKFYETIFANEMTVMVVPEGMNCKMTAFPYVEGSPNTTGALVQSSDIKAGGNSTLVYFETEDCLAEQNRVEQAGGKVVAPKFAIGQYGFCTLCIDTEGNMFGLHSMK, translated from the coding sequence ATGAAAAACAATCCTGTAACCTGGTTCGAAATCTATGTCAATGACATGGACAGAGCAAAAAAATTCTATGAAACAATATTCGCAAATGAAATGACCGTTATGGTAGTACCTGAGGGAATGAATTGTAAAATGACGGCATTTCCTTACGTGGAAGGTTCACCCAATACAACAGGTGCACTTGTACAATCGTCAGATATAAAAGCGGGCGGGAACAGCACGCTGGTTTACTTCGAAACGGAAGATTGCCTTGCTGAACAGAACAGAGTGGAGCAAGCCGGTGGAAAAGTTGTGGCGCCGAAATTTGCAATAGGTCAATACGGGTTTTGCACATTATGTATTGATACAGAAGGAAATATGTTTGGACTTCATTCGATGAAATAG
- a CDS encoding VOC family protein: protein MKLGVFSISLNVKNIHSSKEFYEKLGFIVFGGNIEQNWLIMKNGNSIIGLFQGMFEQNIITFNPGWDENAKNLEVFDDVRVIQKHLKENGINLTKEADETTTGPGHITLTDPDGNSILIDQHR from the coding sequence ATAAAATTAGGTGTATTTTCTATTAGTTTAAATGTCAAGAATATTCATTCTTCAAAAGAATTTTATGAAAAGCTTGGCTTTATAGTTTTTGGCGGAAATATAGAACAAAACTGGCTGATAATGAAAAACGGAAACTCAATAATTGGATTATTTCAGGGAATGTTTGAGCAGAATATTATCACATTTAATCCCGGATGGGATGAGAATGCAAAAAACTTAGAGGTTTTTGATGACGTAAGGGTGATTCAGAAACACTTAAAAGAAAACGGAATAAATCTGACAAAGGAAGCTGATGAGACTACTACGGGACCCGGGCACATTACGCTTACAGATCCTGATGGCAACAGTATATTAATTGATCAGCACAGATAG
- a CDS encoding S8 family serine peptidase, whose protein sequence is MNRFKHYGLILLVIGVVSFGFTFKANIGNDYVNFVQYDKTTVKIPIKIIERIRSNFVSAELPDWSQLSPEKDGYEGTRTLELYDYIKTQGIAEPKQIIVAVMDSGFEMDHPDLKANLWKNEAEVNGQAGVDDDNNGYVDDFNGWNFLGKAVALNLEVTREYARLKKEGVSETDPYHKKVKDEYDEKKADDVSTYDYIKVLSGNMKKSVDVLKANNVTTDPKKLMEIKETLTGESKDAAESILGSYMLMGVSPDDIFGYEKEFESKVSLSYDLNFDPSSVIGDNSSVLDEKNYGDNDPSVKVSSHGTHVAGIIGATKKGIGQAPFVKLMYLRVVPADGDERDKDVANAIRYAVDNGADIINLSAGKYFAPGNNPQYVKEAIKYAESKGVLFVVAAGNEGTNIETRLNYPPKFYRENGDMKYFNNLLCVGASTWMKQWSTEKDPSNKARKYDLAASFSNFSDKVVDVFAPGVEVNSTVPGGKYQSLGGTSMASPNAAGVAAIIKGYFPNLTASQIKTIIMESSRKYNGLVVKSKELGKVEFDKLSKTAGVVDAYNAFMMAQKMK, encoded by the coding sequence ATGAACAGATTCAAACACTATGGATTGATACTGCTTGTTATCGGAGTAGTCTCTTTCGGCTTTACTTTTAAAGCAAATATAGGAAATGACTATGTTAATTTTGTTCAATACGACAAAACGACAGTAAAAATTCCTATAAAAATTATAGAAAGAATCAGGAGCAATTTTGTTTCAGCGGAATTACCTGACTGGTCGCAATTATCACCGGAAAAAGACGGGTATGAAGGCACAAGAACCCTTGAGCTGTATGATTACATAAAGACACAGGGAATAGCAGAACCGAAACAGATAATAGTTGCGGTGATGGATTCAGGGTTTGAGATGGATCACCCTGATTTAAAAGCAAACTTATGGAAGAATGAAGCAGAGGTGAACGGACAGGCGGGTGTTGATGATGATAATAACGGATATGTTGATGATTTCAACGGATGGAATTTTCTTGGAAAAGCCGTAGCTTTGAACCTTGAGGTTACGAGAGAATACGCAAGGCTTAAGAAGGAAGGAGTTTCTGAAACAGACCCTTATCACAAGAAGGTAAAAGATGAATATGATGAAAAGAAGGCAGATGATGTTAGCACATATGACTATATAAAGGTACTTTCGGGCAACATGAAAAAGTCGGTTGATGTCCTGAAAGCAAATAATGTGACAACGGACCCAAAGAAATTGATGGAAATTAAAGAAACACTTACGGGTGAATCAAAAGATGCAGCGGAGAGTATATTAGGTTCATATATGCTTATGGGAGTATCGCCTGACGATATATTTGGATATGAAAAAGAATTTGAATCAAAAGTGAGTTTATCTTACGACCTTAATTTTGACCCTTCAAGCGTTATAGGTGATAATTCTTCAGTCCTTGATGAGAAGAATTACGGCGATAATGATCCATCTGTAAAGGTGAGTTCACACGGAACACACGTTGCAGGAATAATCGGTGCAACAAAAAAGGGAATTGGGCAGGCTCCATTTGTAAAGCTGATGTATTTAAGAGTAGTTCCGGCGGACGGTGATGAGAGGGATAAAGACGTTGCAAATGCAATTCGTTATGCAGTGGATAACGGTGCGGATATAATTAATCTCTCTGCAGGAAAATATTTTGCGCCGGGCAACAATCCACAGTATGTTAAAGAGGCGATAAAATATGCAGAATCTAAGGGAGTATTATTTGTCGTAGCGGCGGGTAATGAAGGAACAAACATAGAGACAAGGTTAAACTATCCTCCGAAGTTTTACAGAGAAAATGGAGACATGAAATATTTTAACAACTTGCTTTGCGTCGGTGCGAGTACATGGATGAAGCAATGGAGCACAGAAAAAGACCCATCGAACAAAGCGAGGAAATATGACCTTGCGGCATCGTTTTCAAATTTTTCGGACAAAGTTGTTGATGTTTTTGCTCCGGGAGTAGAAGTAAACTCTACGGTACCCGGCGGTAAATACCAGAGTCTTGGCGGAACATCGATGGCGTCACCGAATGCTGCCGGTGTAGCTGCTATCATAAAGGGATATTTTCCGAATCTTACGGCTTCTCAAATAAAAACGATTATAATGGAGTCAAGCAGAAAGTATAACGGACTTGTTGTAAAATCTAAAGAGCTGGGAAAAGTTGAATTTGATAAGTTATCAAAAACTGCAGGTGTTGTGGATGCATACAATGCATTCATGATGGCACAGAAGATGAAGTAA
- the dnaE gene encoding DNA polymerase III subunit alpha → MKEFIHLHNHTHYSLLDAICTVDGLVDAAAENKMSAVAITDHGVMYGAMEFYNKCKRKGIKPIIGFEAYVAQGSSRFDKTKRSDYASDVIDTENSDGLSVTNINYAHLILLAKNETGYRNLLKLNSIGHTEGFYYKPRIDLEVLDKYKDGIVALSACAGGVISCYIVRDNLAKAKEMAGKYKDIFGEDFYLEIQNHLTLESEKKVLREMPKIAKEFGLKLIATNDVHYIKPEHAIAHNIYLHLSSKQNKNIGPRDLTTELRYGTDQIYFKTAKEMIDLFKDFPDSIHSTLEVTEKCNLEIDTKANHMPRFPIPKESGTKTLDEYLEKLSIEGMHRRIKKITPDVEERLHYELGVISKMEFSGYFLIVADFINSAKARGILVGPGRGSAAGSLVCYCLGITNVNPLEYNLLFERFLNPERISMPDIDIDFQDDRRDEVIQYAKEKYGEDSVAQIITFNKLAPRGVLKDVGRVLNFPYKEINDLTKLIPILFGKVKPLSECLKEVPDFSAYFNSVDGAVKLDRRSMFEYASVLENLNKNSSIHASGVVIAPSNISDYVPLSRAKDPEKKGGDEDDQIVYCTQYDMNMLEDAGLIKMDFLGLKELKIIGKTLNLVNENHGLNITTDNIPLDDKDTYELFSAGATVGIFQFSKNKMREYLSKLKPKDINDLAAMNALYRPGPMKLIPDFIEKRFGRKEISYLHPLMSNALKDTYGIIVYQEQVMQIAREVAGFTMAQADNMRKAMGKKIKEKMQKIKTDFIKGAVANKVEKKIAEQIFTLILDFADYGFNKSHGVAYSILAYYTAYLKTHYPLEFLAISMEGRKDDETELQYLAEECSRMKIRLRQPDINESFTNFKVKYTDTKTKQGEIIYGLSAIKNVGEKASDDIVKERERKGVYKGFVDFLIRVDLRLVNKKTVEGLIFSGAFDSIEKNRRKLIENLERATMFASRIKEKPESKGQHGLFSDTPELNGVSELRLEDHEEFDEVIKYNHEKAALGFYLTGHPLEKYRKQIENFVNLSFGEDINEIEPSKLDNAQMCGVISDLSVKESKRGTKFAIFNLVDFYGRGECVAFSKIYESRKDLFKENQLVFVRGKAEESGDKLKLVIDSIYSIDHFQETLGSNITLVLDPKKVGNVDMERIRALVDKNPGTCGLFFTVIENGKVKQYRSKEYKINLSNELISNLKNILGEDNLHIN, encoded by the coding sequence ATGAAAGAGTTTATACATTTACATAACCATACACACTATTCTTTACTCGATGCTATTTGCACGGTTGACGGATTAGTTGATGCAGCGGCAGAGAATAAAATGTCAGCGGTTGCAATTACCGACCACGGGGTAATGTACGGTGCTATGGAGTTTTACAATAAATGCAAGAGAAAGGGTATAAAGCCGATAATAGGGTTTGAAGCTTATGTTGCTCAGGGCAGTTCGAGATTTGATAAAACAAAAAGAAGTGATTATGCGTCGGATGTAATAGACACGGAGAATTCTGACGGACTTTCTGTGACGAATATAAATTACGCACATTTAATACTACTTGCAAAAAACGAAACGGGGTACAGAAATCTTCTGAAGCTAAATTCGATAGGGCATACAGAGGGTTTTTACTACAAGCCGAGAATAGACCTTGAAGTGCTTGATAAATACAAAGACGGCATTGTGGCGCTATCTGCATGTGCCGGAGGTGTTATATCGTGTTACATTGTCCGTGACAACTTAGCAAAGGCTAAAGAGATGGCGGGCAAGTACAAGGATATTTTCGGAGAGGATTTCTACCTTGAGATACAAAACCATTTGACTCTTGAATCGGAGAAAAAAGTGCTTCGAGAAATGCCGAAAATTGCGAAAGAATTCGGTCTTAAACTTATAGCAACGAATGATGTTCATTACATTAAACCCGAGCATGCAATTGCGCATAACATTTATCTTCATCTAAGTTCGAAGCAGAACAAGAACATCGGTCCGCGTGATTTAACGACAGAGCTCCGGTATGGAACAGACCAGATTTATTTCAAGACAGCTAAAGAGATGATTGACCTATTCAAAGATTTTCCAGATTCGATACACTCGACTCTTGAAGTTACGGAGAAATGCAATCTTGAAATAGATACAAAAGCAAACCACATGCCGAGATTTCCTATTCCGAAGGAATCGGGTACAAAAACACTTGATGAATATCTCGAAAAGCTTTCCATTGAGGGTATGCACAGAAGGATTAAGAAAATTACTCCTGATGTTGAAGAGAGGCTGCACTATGAATTAGGTGTTATTTCGAAGATGGAGTTCTCGGGTTACTTTTTAATTGTTGCAGATTTTATCAATTCTGCAAAAGCCCGCGGAATTCTTGTAGGCCCAGGAAGGGGCAGCGCAGCGGGAAGTCTTGTTTGCTACTGTCTCGGAATAACGAACGTTAATCCGCTTGAATATAATCTTCTGTTTGAACGATTTTTAAATCCGGAAAGAATATCAATGCCTGATATAGACATAGATTTTCAGGATGACAGACGTGACGAGGTAATACAGTACGCAAAGGAAAAATACGGTGAAGACTCCGTTGCACAGATAATAACGTTCAACAAGCTGGCACCAAGGGGTGTTCTGAAAGATGTGGGCAGGGTATTGAATTTTCCATATAAAGAAATTAATGATTTAACAAAATTAATTCCTATACTATTCGGTAAGGTGAAACCTCTTTCGGAGTGCCTTAAGGAGGTGCCGGATTTTAGCGCATATTTTAATTCAGTAGACGGTGCAGTGAAGCTTGACAGAAGAAGTATGTTTGAATATGCAAGCGTACTGGAAAACCTGAACAAGAACTCATCTATTCATGCATCGGGTGTTGTAATAGCACCATCAAACATTTCAGATTACGTTCCACTCTCAAGAGCAAAAGACCCTGAGAAGAAGGGCGGGGACGAGGACGATCAGATAGTTTACTGCACACAGTATGACATGAATATGCTTGAAGATGCGGGACTTATAAAAATGGATTTTCTCGGACTGAAAGAATTAAAAATAATTGGAAAGACATTAAATCTTGTAAATGAAAATCACGGATTAAATATTACAACAGACAACATACCGCTTGATGATAAGGATACATACGAATTATTCTCTGCAGGAGCGACGGTTGGAATTTTTCAATTTTCAAAAAACAAGATGAGGGAGTATCTTTCTAAGCTTAAACCGAAGGATATAAATGACCTTGCTGCTATGAATGCACTTTACAGACCAGGACCTATGAAACTAATTCCTGATTTTATTGAGAAGAGGTTCGGCAGGAAGGAAATTTCATACCTGCATCCGCTTATGTCGAATGCTTTGAAAGACACTTATGGAATAATAGTTTATCAGGAGCAAGTGATGCAGATTGCCCGCGAAGTAGCAGGGTTTACGATGGCGCAAGCAGATAACATGAGAAAAGCAATGGGAAAGAAGATTAAGGAAAAGATGCAGAAGATTAAGACAGATTTTATTAAAGGTGCCGTTGCGAATAAAGTTGAAAAGAAAATAGCCGAGCAGATATTCACATTGATATTAGATTTTGCAGATTATGGTTTTAATAAATCTCACGGTGTAGCGTATTCAATACTTGCTTATTACACAGCATACCTGAAAACGCACTACCCGCTTGAGTTCCTGGCAATTTCTATGGAAGGCAGGAAGGATGACGAAACAGAACTTCAGTATCTTGCGGAGGAATGTTCACGGATGAAGATACGGCTCAGACAGCCCGATATAAATGAAAGTTTTACTAATTTCAAAGTTAAGTATACGGATACAAAAACGAAGCAGGGAGAAATCATATACGGATTAAGTGCAATCAAGAATGTCGGTGAGAAAGCGAGTGATGATATAGTAAAAGAAAGAGAAAGAAAGGGTGTGTATAAAGGTTTTGTGGATTTTCTTATTAGAGTTGATTTAAGGCTTGTTAACAAGAAAACGGTTGAAGGTTTGATATTTTCAGGTGCTTTCGATTCTATCGAAAAGAACAGGCGTAAGCTTATAGAAAACCTTGAAAGAGCAACGATGTTTGCATCGAGAATAAAAGAGAAGCCTGAGTCGAAAGGACAGCATGGTTTGTTTTCTGATACTCCTGAGCTAAATGGTGTATCTGAATTAAGGCTGGAGGACCATGAAGAATTTGATGAAGTAATAAAATACAATCACGAGAAAGCAGCGCTGGGGTTTTATCTGACAGGGCATCCCCTCGAAAAATACAGAAAGCAGATAGAGAACTTTGTTAACCTGAGCTTTGGTGAAGATATAAACGAAATAGAACCTTCGAAGCTTGACAATGCCCAAATGTGCGGAGTGATAAGCGATTTATCCGTAAAAGAATCGAAGAGAGGAACCAAGTTTGCGATATTCAATTTAGTAGATTTTTACGGAAGAGGGGAGTGCGTTGCATTTTCAAAGATTTATGAATCACGTAAAGATTTATTCAAAGAAAACCAGCTTGTGTTCGTAAGAGGTAAGGCGGAAGAATCAGGTGATAAACTAAAACTTGTGATTGACAGCATTTATTCCATAGACCATTTTCAGGAAACACTCGGGAGCAACATAACCCTGGTACTGGATCCGAAAAAGGTTGGGAACGTGGATATGGAAAGGATAAGAGCACTGGTTGATAAAAATCCAGGGACCTGCGGATTGTTTTTTACCGTTATCGAGAACGGTAAAGTTAAACAATACAGGTCAAAAGAGTACAAAATAAATCTTAGCAATGAATTAATTTCGAACTTGAAAAATATACTTGGAGAAGATAATTTACACATAAACTAA
- the trxA gene encoding thioredoxin: protein MHPLEITDSNFAAEVEQSDVPVLIDFWAVWCGPCRMIAPIVEELAGEYQGKAKIGKVDIDNNPMIAAKFGIRSIPTLLIFKGGQVVDQIVGAVPKGSIVDKLNAQL from the coding sequence ATGCACCCATTAGAAATTACAGACTCGAATTTTGCTGCTGAAGTAGAGCAGTCAGATGTACCAGTATTGATAGACTTCTGGGCAGTCTGGTGCGGACCCTGCAGAATGATTGCACCGATTGTTGAAGAGCTTGCGGGCGAATATCAGGGAAAAGCAAAGATCGGAAAAGTTGATATTGATAACAATCCGATGATAGCGGCTAAATTCGGAATAAGAAGTATCCCGACGCTGTTAATTTTCAAAGGCGGACAGGTAGTCGACCAGATAGTGGGCGCTGTACCAAAGGGTAGTATTGTTGATAAGCTGAACGCACAACTTTAG
- a CDS encoding secondary thiamine-phosphate synthase enzyme YjbQ, with amino-acid sequence MKSFRKELWFNTSKRRELIKITTDVEKCVKESNVVEGLVLVNAMHITASVFINDDESGLHNDFEAWLEKLAPEKPYSRYKHNGFEDNADAHLKRTIMGRETVVAITQGKLDMGPWEQIFYGEFDGKRKKRVLIKIIGD; translated from the coding sequence ATGAAATCATTCAGAAAAGAACTATGGTTTAACACTTCTAAAAGAAGAGAATTAATAAAGATAACTACTGACGTTGAAAAGTGTGTCAAAGAAAGCAATGTTGTAGAAGGATTAGTTTTAGTGAATGCTATGCACATCACGGCTAGCGTGTTTATTAACGATGATGAATCTGGTCTCCATAATGACTTTGAAGCATGGCTCGAGAAACTCGCACCCGAAAAACCTTATTCCCGGTATAAACACAACGGATTTGAAGATAATGCTGATGCACACCTGAAAAGAACAATCATGGGAAGGGAAACAGTCGTTGCTATTACTCAGGGGAAATTAGACATGGGTCCATGGGAGCAAATCTTCTACGGTGAATTCGACGGTAAAAGAAAGAAAAGAGTACTCATAAAAATAATCGGAGACTGA
- a CDS encoding FAD-dependent oxidoreductase, which translates to MKRIVVLGTGFAAFRFIKKINTKLYKVTVISPRNHFLFTPLLPSTTVGTIEFRSIIEPIRNVKNIIFHQSYCIEVDTLNRNVKCLDVDTKRQYEIDYDYLVIAVGEVTSTYGIKGIKENALFLKELDDSRKIRTRVVDCFENASLPGLTEEEKRDYLRFAVCGGGPTGVEFAAELHDFIEDDVKRKYKYLGDLVELILIEAKESILASFDEKLSEYAMKVFKRQKISLRTKSFVESVDERNIYLNNGERIKYSLLVWATGNTSTNFVNNSGLATDRTGKIITDEFLRVKKDDGYQSNIFAIGDCAVIEGQELPATAQVAQQLGLFLAKYLNKKMNVSLPFKFKNLGMLAYIGGHKALADTPQFKGTGFKTFLLWRSAYLTRLVSFKNKLLVIFDWTKTLFFGRDVSNF; encoded by the coding sequence ATGAAAAGAATTGTTGTATTAGGTACAGGATTTGCGGCATTCAGATTTATAAAGAAGATAAATACAAAACTTTATAAAGTTACGGTAATTAGTCCGAGAAATCACTTCTTGTTTACTCCTTTACTTCCGAGTACTACAGTAGGAACGATAGAGTTCAGGAGTATTATAGAACCGATAAGGAATGTAAAGAATATAATTTTCCATCAGTCTTACTGTATAGAAGTTGACACTTTGAATCGTAACGTAAAATGTCTTGACGTTGATACAAAACGTCAGTACGAGATTGATTATGATTACTTAGTTATTGCGGTCGGTGAGGTGACGAGTACGTACGGAATTAAGGGAATAAAGGAAAATGCGCTTTTTCTGAAGGAGCTTGATGATTCAAGAAAGATACGAACAAGGGTAGTAGATTGCTTTGAGAATGCATCGTTACCGGGATTAACCGAGGAGGAGAAAAGAGACTATCTCAGGTTTGCGGTATGCGGCGGCGGTCCGACAGGTGTTGAGTTTGCAGCGGAATTGCACGATTTCATTGAAGACGATGTAAAAAGAAAGTACAAATATTTAGGTGACCTTGTGGAGTTAATTCTTATCGAGGCAAAGGAATCGATTCTTGCATCGTTTGATGAAAAACTAAGTGAATATGCAATGAAAGTTTTCAAAAGGCAAAAAATTTCTTTAAGAACAAAATCTTTTGTTGAGAGTGTTGATGAAAGAAATATTTATCTTAATAACGGCGAAAGGATAAAATATAGTCTTCTTGTCTGGGCAACCGGAAACACTTCAACTAACTTTGTTAACAATTCGGGTTTAGCAACTGACCGAACGGGGAAGATAATTACCGACGAATTCTTAAGGGTAAAAAAAGATGATGGTTATCAAAGTAATATATTTGCAATCGGTGACTGTGCGGTCATAGAAGGTCAAGAGCTTCCGGCAACAGCACAGGTTGCACAGCAGCTTGGTCTTTTTTTGGCTAAATATCTGAATAAAAAAATGAATGTATCACTTCCATTTAAGTTTAAAAATCTCGGGATGCTTGCATATATAGGAGGTCATAAAGCTCTTGCTGATACGCCGCAGTTCAAAGGTACGGGTTTTAAAACATTTTTGCTCTGGCGAAGTGCTTACCTAACGAGACTTGTTAGTTTCAAAAACAAACTGCTTGTTATATTTGACTGGACAAAGACATTATTCTTCGGAAGAGATGTGAGTAATTTTTGA
- a CDS encoding DUF47 family protein, with the protein MLLKKTKKLEVQIDEFLDKVLNGGLYLKQGIKYYLKKDSELFIDALNNLDTTENDADTLRRTIETKLYSHTLIPEQRGDVLGLLESADKVLNGCKEILFQFSVENPDIPQDLEDRFLDLADTSISAVECMISAVRSYFTEIQIVRDYINKTIFFEKESDKLADKLKRDIFERADIELSCKMHIRTFAVNIEKIADAAEDVCDRLSIAVIKRYG; encoded by the coding sequence ATGTTACTGAAGAAAACAAAAAAGTTGGAAGTTCAGATTGATGAATTTCTTGACAAAGTATTGAACGGAGGATTGTATCTTAAGCAGGGGATCAAGTACTATCTGAAAAAAGATTCTGAACTGTTTATTGATGCACTGAATAATTTAGACACAACTGAAAACGATGCTGATACGCTCAGACGAACAATAGAGACAAAGCTTTACAGTCATACTTTAATTCCTGAGCAGCGAGGAGATGTACTTGGACTTCTTGAAAGTGCCGATAAGGTTCTTAACGGCTGCAAAGAGATATTATTTCAATTTTCTGTTGAAAATCCGGATATTCCTCAAGACCTCGAAGACAGGTTTCTTGACCTGGCAGACACATCGATATCAGCTGTAGAGTGCATGATATCTGCTGTTCGTTCTTACTTCACGGAAATTCAGATTGTACGCGATTATATAAATAAAACCATTTTCTTTGAAAAGGAATCTGACAAGCTTGCAGATAAATTGAAACGTGATATTTTTGAAAGAGCAGATATTGAGCTTAGCTGCAAGATGCATATTAGAACTTTTGCTGTAAACATAGAAAAGATTGCAGATGCTGCTGAAGACGTCTGTGACAGGCTTTCTATAGCTGTAATTAAAAGATACGGTTAA